A stretch of the Aegilops tauschii subsp. strangulata cultivar AL8/78 chromosome 4, Aet v6.0, whole genome shotgun sequence genome encodes the following:
- the LOC109737804 gene encoding uncharacterized protein, whose protein sequence is MASYRFLVQQISGHFDGCEYIHVPRADNEAADTLAQSESMFVSANPEVAGSGSGTLAVGPGTSAGGPRAAAPEPGPGTVAAGPGTPTTQQGATASNSLPPNPATITPVAVMTVVEAPSWAQPILNFLVSRVLPPDEVSAQQVQHRAGAYTIINRELVRRSATNIFQRCVETEKGIAILRDIHQGECGHHAASRVLVAKAFRHGFFWPTALDDAKDLVRKCRGCQRFSTKKHHRPQPSRPFPSPGRLPYGDWTWWDHSR, encoded by the exons ATGGccagctaccgcttcctcgtccagcagatcagcgggcATTTCGATGGGTGCGAGTACATCCATGTGCCACGAGCCGACAATGAAGCAGCCGACACCCTGGCAC AATCAGAATCCATGTTCGTGTCGGCTAACCCTGAAGTAGCCGGATCTGGCTCGGGGACTttagcagtcggcccggggacttctgCAGGCGGCCCGAGGGCTGCAGCaccagaacccggcccggggactgttGCAGCCGGCCCGGGGACTCCCACGACGCAACAAGGAGCGACCGCCTCCAACTCGCTGCCTCCCAACCCGGCCACCATAACGCCGGTCGCTGTCATGACGGTGGTGGAAGCTCCGTCTTGGGCGCAACCtatcctcaactttctggtgagCCGCGTGCTCCCACCTGACGAAGTGTCGGCCCAGCAGGTGCAACACCGGGCAGGTGCATACACGATCATCAATAGAGAACTCGTCAGACGGAGTGCGACCAAcatcttccagcgctgcgtcgagacGGAGAAGGGCATTGCTATCCTCAGAGACATCCACCAAGGTGAATGTGGCCACCATGCCGCCTCCAGAGTCCTCGTtgccaaggcttttcgccatgggttcttctggccgactgctctagacGATGCCAAGGACTTGGTCCGGAAGTGCAGGGGGTGCCAGCGCTTCAGCACCAAGAAGCACCACCGGCCTcagccctcaagaccattcccatCACCTGGTCGTCTGCCGTATGGGGATTGGAcgtggtgggaccattcaagataG